The following are from one region of the Coccinella septempunctata chromosome 7, icCocSept1.1, whole genome shotgun sequence genome:
- the LOC123316784 gene encoding uncharacterized protein LOC123316784, whose translation MKYNQLFSCFDENEDLNPTLIIPGRLDSLQEFHRNFKNLKGITLKIYHGNYLSLQCKKYTAPDVCILEGADFQIITALSKALNFTPDIQRYRFKNYTNIWQEMLHDVNSGEADLVAGSVLVVSNRNAYFTSYTWSSPIYGTLFVDPIKELGFWIVIDTFDTSSYIVTILVFFIILSVMIFTSYRSRNCSEFYQNFLVSITLVRRYTSFICLSVKRRNISPTWCSKRKVATLWKLLCSPERQKN comes from the exons ATGAAGTATAATCAGTTGTTCAGCTGTTTCGACGAGAATGAAGATTTAAATCCTACCCTGATCATTCCAGGGAGATTGGATAGTTTGCAAGAGTTCCACaggaattttaaaaatttgaaaGGTATAACACTGAAGATATACCATGGAAATTACCTATCTCTACAGTGCAA AAAATATACAGCACCAGACGTATGTATTTTAGAGGGAGCAGATTTTCAAATCATAACTGCCCTCAGTAAGGCGTTGAATTTCACTCCTGACATCCAAAGGTACCGGTTCAAGAATTACACAAACATTTGGCAAGAGATGCTTCATGAT gTGAACTCAGGAGAAGCTGATTTGGTTGCCGGTTCAGTTCTAGTCGTCTCTAACAGAAATGCCTACTTCACTTCCTACACTTGGAGTTCGCCAATCTATGGCACTTTATTTGTTGACCCAATCAAAGAGCTTGGCTTCTGGATCGTAATAGATACCTTCGATACATCATCGTACATAGTAACAATCCTCGTATTCTTCATAATTCTATCAGTGATGATATTCACTTCATATCGCAGCAGAAACTGTTCAGAATTTTACCAGAATTTCTTGGTTAGTATCACATTAGTAAGAAGATATACTTCGTTTATATGTTTGTCTGTTAAGAGAAGGAACATCTCACCAACTTGGTGCTCTAAACGTAAAGTGGCAACCTTATGGAAGCTGCTCTGTTCTCCCGAAAGACAGAAGAACTGA
- the LOC123316771 gene encoding uncharacterized protein LOC123316771, which translates to MGSYISSIFSRIFHFPIQRKPICYFRQEDFSSTGVPLMRSKLKKKAPPKQGDMDDFQNKFYSNLLKERRLNKEHKGRASSIRQSVRDYPGWDETTLSNIHSLFLLFNNRENGMLNFINFSAILESLGDTNTYEEKRKHFDLADADNDGWLSYDDFVKLMYYMNPMDPETEEICGVARLCRETADNIKFVTSLRVGEQLEYGLF; encoded by the exons ATGGGATCGTATAtatcatcaattttcagtagAATATTCCATTTTCCCATACAGAGAAAACCAATCTGTTACTTCAGGCAAGAAGACTTCTCCTCTACTG GTGTTCCCTTGATGCGATCCAAACTAAAAAAGAAAGCGCCACCCAAACAAGGGGACATGGATGATTTTCAGAATAAATTCTACTCGAATTTGTTGAAGGAGAGGCGGCTTAATAAGGAGCACAAAGGAAGGGCTTCAAGTATTAGACAGTCCGTTAGAGATTATCCAGGATGGGACGAAACTACCTTGTCCAACATTCACAGCTTGTTCCTCCTAttcaataacagagaaaatggaATGCTCAATTTCATCAATTT CTCAGCTATTTTAGAGAGCTTGGGAGATACAAATACTTATGAAGAGAAGAGGAAACATTTTGATCTTGCTGATGCAGACAATGATGGTTGGTTGAGTTATGACGACTTTGTAAAG TTAATGTATTACATGAATCCAATGGACCCTGAAACGGAGGAAATATGTGGAGTAGCAAGACTTTGCAGAGAAACTGCTGATAACATAAAATTCGTTACATCTCTTAGAGTAGGTGAACAGTTAGAATATGGTTTGTTTTAA